The following are from one region of the Coffea eugenioides isolate CCC68of chromosome 2, Ceug_1.0, whole genome shotgun sequence genome:
- the LOC113758215 gene encoding late blight resistance protein R1-A-like translates to MASTRVDSVLHNLELLQSILEKRDPFETGFSNLREDFEALKLNLLFLKPVLLCARNWSNDQLKVRLRAFLSKIEATVNRPGMDINSLYLRSKSAFNLKGVVTALKPVVSNLLGKIKSFKQDVIDIYKTLSSCSSSESGYCLRDYELLDFIDSVLQNMIDLLSRRYFESVEDYNSALHAHIEALEDKLTFLKNFIGFAKFLGVEERELGDLLGHVQVVTLNAARLSYMCLFYKEDQEMQDPKMCSIISELLEKINPVDLQVYVTYVRVLKAPKSPESLLTTETGMQKLQDFNDSLISSLWELLGSSTSFTVSVKDEMKILYEGLRFLRSILNKPQENMNELNDKIVPVIREAGIVIFSLFLNEVKEVDVDSSVVGESADSCAMLVNTNNSVKLILDQLRVSSISGSLPSDHSFRGQEVRKTTGFKPSRGRVPMTLLDEFVVGFEDEAKKVIHRLIWVSPQFEVIPIVGMPGLGKTTLAKKVYNSPSVRARFHILCWCTVSQEYNMKNLLVQILSCVYGGVNELKVLNEDDLAEKLRQTLFKNKYLVVLDDVWDIGVWYGLRHSFPQNRNGSRVLITSRDSNVASEVQCGAEPHNLRVLTEEESWTLLQRKVFGDAGCPQELHMLGKEIATNCKGLPLTIVIIAGILSTIEDDAWSEVADSLTSTIVYATDQCKSTLELSYRHLPNYLKRCLLYFGAFREDQEIETAKLMRLWIAEGFVSAEVETVPDTEPKRMADLAEEYMMDLIGRNLVMVAKQGHTGGVKTCRIHDLLHEFCKDRAKQENFLQVLRGYGELSTFNERPYLERLSIWSKAEHFKKSRLFCPQICSLLLFSQIEESDSFMADMSFVFCIYKRLRVLDLEQIFLPHKVFPREVEALVELRYLGVQGAMSSIPSTIDKLSNLETFVVITESGTVSLPDTIWNMTKLRHLHVVGWNVTCSLPSENLENTSDLWSLDTFSTLIVSLDDRAENVIRKIPNVRQLKIQLSAAECSTGFCNLSHIANLEALEVSAESLPSNPVEFSFPLQLTELVLGGLHLPWSKISVIEELPDLEVLILLGESFVGERWELTPGGFPKLECLSLENLDVVEWEAATGGDDVFPYLRKLRLSGVLELKEVPSCLGQSASLEEIEVRDYKQLTFKVQKNGVDDYKYPPPRRLRTEEIPEIVNEFRVAAINAIEAGFDGVEIHGAHGYIVEQFLKDQINDRTDEYGGSLENRCRFALEIVEAVSNAIGADRVGLRLSPFADYMESGDSNPAALGLYMAEALNKYGILYCHMVEPRMKTVGEKFECADTLLPMRNAFKGTFIVAGGYGREDGSEAVAKDNADLVAYGRLFLANPDLPKRFELNAPLNKYNRATFYIPDPVVGYTDYPFLETIA, encoded by the exons ATGGCCTCCACTCGTGTTGACTCCGTCTTGCATAATCTGGAGTTGCTCCAGAGCATCCTCGAAAAGCGTGATCCGTTTGAAACTGGATTTTCCAACCTCCGTGAAGATTTTGAGGCCCTCAAGCTGAATCTGCTGTTCCTGAAACCAGTTCTTCTGTGTGCAAGAAACTGGAGCAACGACCAATTGAAGGTAAGGCTTCGAGCTTTCTTGTCTAAGATTGAAGCTACTGTAAACAGACCTGGGATGGATATAAACTCCCTCTATCTTAGGTCAAAAAGTGCATTCAATTTGAAAGGCGTGGTCACAGCTTTGAAACCCGTCGTCTCTAATTTGCTGGGAAAAATCAAGTCCTTTAAGCAAGATGTCATCGACATATACAAAACCTTGTCGAGCTGCAGCTCATCAGAGTCCGGCTACTGCTTAAGAGACTATGAACTCTTGGACTTCATAGACTCCGTTCTACAGAACATGATCGATCTTCTCAGCCGTCGGTATTTTGAGTCCGTGGAAGATTACAACAGTGCTTTGCATGCACATATTGAGGCCCTCGAAGACAAGCTTACATtcttgaaaaatttcattggctTTGCCAAATTTCTGGGTGTTGAAGAACGTGAATTGGGAGATCTGTTGGGTCACGTTCAAGTTGTGACTCTAAATGCTGCACGCCTCTCTTACATGTGTTTGTTTTACAAGGAAGATCAAGAGATGCAGGATCCCAAGATGTGCTCCATAATCAGTGAACTACTGGAGAAGATTAACCCCGTTGACCTCCAAGTTTATGTGACATATGTCAGAGTCCTTAAAGCTCCGAAATCCCCAGAATCATTGCTTACCACGGAGACAGGTATGCAAAAATTGCAGGATTTTAATGATTCTCTCATAAGTAGTCTTTGGGAGCTACTAGGGTCCAGTACCAGCTTCACGGTTTCTGTGAAAGATGAAATGAAGATACTCTATGAGGGACTGAGATTCTTGAGAAGCATTCTAAATAAGCCGCAGGAGAATATGAATGAgctaaatgataaaattgtacCTGTTATTCGTGAGGCAGGAATTGTAATTTTCTCGCTCTTTCTGAATGAAGTGAAAGAAGTGGATGTTGACTCCTCAGTGGTCGGAGAATCTGCTGATTCTTGTGCAATGTTGGTCAATACGAACAACAGTGTTAAGCTCATTCTGGATCAGCTAAGGGTTTCAAGCATCTCAGGAAGTCTTCCTTCCGATCATAGCTTCAGAGGACAAGAAGTTCGCAAGACTACCGGTTTCAAGCCATCAAGAGGTAGAGTACCAATGACTCTTTTAGATGAATTTGTAGTTGGTTTCGAGGATGAGGCAAAAAAAGTGATTCACCGACTCATATGGGTATCGCCACAGTTCGAAGTTATTCCCATAGTGGGAATGCCTGGACTTGGCAAGACCACTTTAGCCAAAAAAGTTTACAATAGTCCCTCAGTTCGGGCTCGCTTCCATATTCTTTGTTGGTGCACTGTTTCTCAAGAATATAACATGAAGAATTTGTTAGTTCAGATTTTATCCTGTGTGTATGGGGGGGTGAATGAACTCAAAGTTctaaatgaagatgatttggcgGAAAAACTCCGTCAAACGTtattcaagaataaatatctCGTTGTTTTAGATGATGTCTGGGACATTGGGGTGTGGTATGGCTTGCGTCATTCATTCCCTCAAAATAGGAACGGAAGTCGAGTCCTAATTACAAGTCGAGACTCTAACGTGGCTTCAGAGGTACAATGTGGTGCGGAACCTCACAATCTTCGCGTGCTTACCGAAGAAGAGAGTTGGACATTATTGCAGCGGAAGGTGTTTGGAGATGCAGGTTGCCCTCAAGAACTACATATGCTTGGGAAGGAAATAGCAACAAATTGCAAGGGATTGCCTCTTACCATTGTCATCATAGCTGGAATTTTGTCAACTATAGAGGATGATGCTTGGAGTGAAGTTGCAGATAGTTTAACTTCAACCATTGTGTATGCTACAGACCAGTGCAAGAGTACATTGGAGCTGAGTTACAGGCACTTACCGAACTATTTGAAACGATGCCTTCTGTACTTCGGAGCATTTCGAGAAGATCAAGAAATTGAAACTGCGAAGTTGATGAGGCTATGGATTGCCGAAGGCTTTGTATCTGCTGAAGTTGAAACTGTGCCGGATACAGAGCCAAAGAGAATGGCGGATTTAGCAGAAGAATACATGATGGATCTTATTGGCAGAAACCTAGTCATGGTTGCCAAACAAGGACATACTGGTGGAGTCAAAACTTGTCGCATTCATGATCTATTACACGAGTTTTGTAAGGACAGAGCCAAACAAGAAAATTTCCTACAGGTGTTGCGTGGCTATGGTGAACTTTCCACTTTTAATGAGCGCCCCTACCTCGAGAGGTTGTCCATTTGGTCCAAGGCAGAGCATTTTAAGAAGTCAAGGCTATTCTGTCCACAAATATGCAGTCTACTATTGTTTAGTCAGATTGAAGAGTCTGATTCATTCATGGCTGATATGTCATTTGTCTTTTGCATCTACAAAAGACTTCGAGTGTTGgatttggagcaaatttttcTGCCGCATAAGGTTTTTCCTAGAGAGGTAGAAGCTCTCGTTGAGCTGAGATACTTGGGTGTTCAGGGTGCAATGAGTTCCATTCCCTCCACAATTGACAAGCTCTCCAACTTAGAAACTTTTGTTGTGATTACTGAATCTGGTACTGTTTCATTGCCAGATACCATATGGAACATGACCAAGTTGAGGCATCTACATGTGGTGGGCTGGAACGTTACTTGTTCTTTGCCGAGTGAAAATCTTGAAAACACCTCCGACCTCTGGAGTTTAGACACTTTTTCCACCTTGATTGTGTCTTTAGACGACAGAGCGGAAAATGTAATTAGAAAGATTCCAAATGTCCGCCAACTGAAAATCCAACTCTCGGCAGCAGAGTGCTCTACGGGATTCTGTAACTTAAGTCACATCGCAAATCTAGAAGCACTCGAAGTGTCGGCGGAGTCATTGCCATCGAATCCTGTTGAGTTTTCTTTCCCTCTACAGTTAACAGAGTTGGTCCTTGGAGGATTGCATCTGCCCTGGAGTAAAATTTCAGTGATTGAGGAACTACCCGACCTTGAGGTCCTTATATTACTCGGCGAGTCATTTGTCGGAGAAAGATGGGAGCTGACCCCAGGAGGGTTCCCTAAACTCGAGTGCTTGAGTTTGGAAAACTTGGATGTTGTCGAATGGGAGGCCGCAACAGGCGGTGATGATGTTTTCCCGTATCTTCGGAAGTTAAGGTTGAGTGGGGTTTTGGAATTGAAAGAGGTCCCTTCCTGTTTAGGGCAGAGTGCATCTCTTGAGGAGATTGAAGTGCGCGACT ACAAGCAATTAACTTTCAAAGTTCAAAAGAACGGCGTAGATGATTATAAGTATCCACCTCCACGACGCCTAAGAACAGAAGAAATTCCTGAGATTGTCAATGAATTCAGAGTCGCTGCAATTAATGCTATTGAAGCTG GTTTTGATGGGGTAGAGATCCATGGAGCTCATGGTTATATTGTAGAACAGTTTCTGAAAGACCAAATCAATGACAGAACAGATGAATACGGAGGCTCATTGGAGAACCGTTGCAGATTTGCTCTGGAAATCGTTGAAGCTGTCTCCAATGCGATAGGAGCTGATAGAGTTGGCCTCAGGCTCTCCCCGTTTGCAGATTACATGGAATCAGGAGACTCAAATCCAGCAGCACTAGGTCTCTACATGGCTGAAGCGTTGAATAAATATGGAATTCTGTACTGTCACATGGTGGAGCCAAGGATGAAAACTGTGGGGGAAAAATTCGAATGTGCAGATACTCTTCTGCCAATGAGGAATGCATTCAAAGGCACTTTCATCGTTGCTGGTGGCTATGGTAGGGAAGATGGCAGCGAAGCAGTGGCCAAAGATAATGCTGATCTTGTTGCTTATGGACGTTTGTTCCTGGCCAATCCAGATTTGCCAAAACGATTCGAGTTAAATGCTCCTCTGAACAAGTACAACAGAGCCACTTTCTACATACCTGATCCTGTTGTTGGCTACACTGACTATCCATTTCTTGAAACCATTGCATGA
- the LOC113763675 gene encoding uncharacterized protein LOC113763675 isoform X3, which produces MRSCLVILLFFSVVSLVCISEAARHGPEDYWKKIMQDEQMPKALTDLFHEDSSRSDDHHHRRHSDINVQKQPETLNMKRFLTNFDTAPNLIIYQNKVVIH; this is translated from the exons ATGAGGTCTTGCTTAGTgatcctcctcttcttctcAGTTGTTTCG CTTGTGTGTATTAGCGAGGCAGCAAGACACGGACCAGAGGATTACTGGAAGAAGATCATGCAAGATGAACAGATGCCTAAAGCACTCACAGACCTCTTCCATGAAGATTCATCAAGATCAGATGATCATCATCATCGCCGCCACTCCGATATCAACGTCCAGAAGCAGCCTGAGACTTTGAACATGAAGCGTTTCCTCACAAACTTTGATACGGCTCCCAATCTCATAATCTATCAAAACAAGGTTGTCATCCATTGA
- the LOC113763675 gene encoding uncharacterized protein LOC113763675 isoform X1: MRSCLVILLFFSVVSCDQVSCDLLPSRIYHCTTKIFLIVHDHQLVCISEAARHGPEDYWKKIMQDEQMPKALTDLFHEDSSRSDDHHHRRHSDINVQKQPETLNMKRFLTNFDTAPNLIIYQNKVVIH, translated from the exons ATGAGGTCTTGCTTAGTgatcctcctcttcttctcAGTTGTTTCG TGTGATCAGGTTTCTTGTGATTTGTTACCCTCAAGAATCTACCACTGCACTACTAAGATCTTCTTAATTGTACATGATCATCAGCTTGTGTGTATTAGCGAGGCAGCAAGACACGGACCAGAGGATTACTGGAAGAAGATCATGCAAGATGAACAGATGCCTAAAGCACTCACAGACCTCTTCCATGAAGATTCATCAAGATCAGATGATCATCATCATCGCCGCCACTCCGATATCAACGTCCAGAAGCAGCCTGAGACTTTGAACATGAAGCGTTTCCTCACAAACTTTGATACGGCTCCCAATCTCATAATCTATCAAAACAAGGTTGTCATCCATTGA
- the LOC113763675 gene encoding uncharacterized protein LOC113763675 isoform X2, translating to MRSCLVILLFFSVVSVSCDLLPSRIYHCTTKIFLIVHDHQLVCISEAARHGPEDYWKKIMQDEQMPKALTDLFHEDSSRSDDHHHRRHSDINVQKQPETLNMKRFLTNFDTAPNLIIYQNKVVIH from the exons ATGAGGTCTTGCTTAGTgatcctcctcttcttctcAGTTGTTTCG GTTTCTTGTGATTTGTTACCCTCAAGAATCTACCACTGCACTACTAAGATCTTCTTAATTGTACATGATCATCAGCTTGTGTGTATTAGCGAGGCAGCAAGACACGGACCAGAGGATTACTGGAAGAAGATCATGCAAGATGAACAGATGCCTAAAGCACTCACAGACCTCTTCCATGAAGATTCATCAAGATCAGATGATCATCATCATCGCCGCCACTCCGATATCAACGTCCAGAAGCAGCCTGAGACTTTGAACATGAAGCGTTTCCTCACAAACTTTGATACGGCTCCCAATCTCATAATCTATCAAAACAAGGTTGTCATCCATTGA